A DNA window from Rhineura floridana isolate rRhiFlo1 chromosome 11, rRhiFlo1.hap2, whole genome shotgun sequence contains the following coding sequences:
- the LOC133367871 gene encoding olfactory receptor 8S1-like: MENQTVITEFILLGLSRDPHLQVIFFLLFLMIFSVTLLVNSAIILVTRTDSNLQNPMSFFLSHLAFVDICYSSVIVPKMLENIIGKQKTISLEGCMAQSLLAFQVAGAEVFILAAMAYDRYMAICDPLHYTTIMKKEICRNLVSGAWAMGFLYSLVNALPLLNLHFCKSNIIDNYSCELPSVLALSCTQTLTNYIVLLISVVVFGFSPFLFTLISYTYIIATILKIRSAEGRRKAFSTCSSHIIVVGLFYIAACFRYMKPSLESLIYLDKVVSIQYSILTPMLNPIIYSLKNKDIQNALAKMFGKCKFFK; the protein is encoded by the coding sequence ATGGAAAATCAAACTGTAATAACAGAGTTTATACTTTTGGGACTCTCCAGAGATCCACACCTACAAGtgattttcttcttgttgttcctGATGATTTTTTCCGTAACACTATTAGTAAACTCAGCAATCATACTGGTGACCAGGACTGACTCTAACCTTCAGAACCCCATGTCCTTCTTTCTCAGTCATTTAGCTTTTGTTGACATTTGCTATTCATCTGTTATTGTTCCCAAGATGTTGGAAAACATCATaggaaaacagaaaacaatttcCTTGGAAGGATGCATGGCACAGAGTCTTCTGGCTTTCCAGGTGGCTGGTGCGGAAGTATTCATCCTCGCAGCAATGGCTTACGACCGATACATGGCTATATGTGACCCATTACATTATACCACAATCATGAAAAAAGAAATTTGCAGAAATCTCGTGAGTGGAGCCTGGGCTATGGGTTTcttgtattcattagtgaatgcACTGCCTTTGTTAAATTTGCATTTCTGCAAAAGCAATATTATTGACAACTACAGCTGTGAGCTTCCTTCAGTCTTGGCCTTGTCTTGCACTCAGACTCTGACCAATTACATTGTTCTTCTTATATCTGTGGTGGTCTTTGGTTTCAGCCCCTTCCTCTTCACACTCATCTCATACACTTACATCATTGCCACCATCTTGAAGATTCGCTCGGCGGAAGGCAGGCGTAAAGCCTTCTCTACTTGTAGCTCCCACATCATTGTGGTGGGATTATTTTATATTGCAGCTTGTTTCCGCTATATGAAGCCAAGTTTAGAATCTCTCATCTATCTGGACAAAGTGGTATCTATCCAGTATAGTATATTAACTCCCATGTTAAACCCTATCATTTACAGCTTGAAAAACAAGGATATCCAAAATGCTCTGGCAAAAATGTTTGGAAAGTGtaagttttttaaataa